The following proteins come from a genomic window of Anopheles ziemanni chromosome 3, idAnoZiCoDA_A2_x.2, whole genome shotgun sequence:
- the LOC131286136 gene encoding uncharacterized protein LOC131286136, with the protein MTKFICIVLALVCLGAVTVHGQYTTDVKCTTLSECICKLPKIIGAVAGRKASATIRNPVNGQTYTLDLSKPSQAVADYCAQLQRGQTPQALPFAPPVNGNKLAQVQALLAARGIKG; encoded by the exons ATGACTAAGTTCATCTGCATCGTGCTGGCACTGGTCTGCCTTGGCGCAGTCACCGTACACGGACAGTACACGACCGACGTGAAGTGCACCACCCTATCCGAGTGCATCTGCAAGCTGCCGAAGATCATCGGAGCGGTCGCAGGACGGAAGGCCTCGGCCACCATCCGCAACCCGGTCAACGGCCAGACGTACACGCTGGATCTGTCCAAGCCGTCGCAGGCCGTTGCCGACTACTGCGCCCAGCTGCAGCGCGGCCAAACCCCGCAGGCACTGCCCTTCGCGCCGCCCGTGAACGGAAACAAACTTGCCC AGGTTCAAGCGCTCCTGGCCGCTCGTGGAATCAAAGGTTAA